A stretch of the Lactuca sativa cultivar Salinas chromosome 9, Lsat_Salinas_v11, whole genome shotgun sequence genome encodes the following:
- the LOC128128992 gene encoding extensin-like: MHHHSLLSTTTTHHHYPPPPPPTSTITCYHHSYPSPTKTITRHHHYHLLPPPITTFLTNLNHPSPPTTTYHHHHLSPPTTTTHHHHSSPPPPPTKTSTCHHHHHPPLITTTHHDPLPPPTPITPTHLHHPPTTYHYDHHLPFHQPPPITITITRLHHPTTPPPSPITNDHHHLSPPPITTPTHHPPKKHTPSPPLLPSATHSPNTTTCHLHPSPPPPATHYNHHPTLTINSLIDSNSVPRAYNLYQKCLQI, translated from the exons ATGCACCACCACTCATTACTATCGACCACTACCACTCATCACCActacccacctccaccaccacccacctccaccataACCTGCTACCACCACTCCTACCCATCACCCACAAAAACCATCACCCGCCACCACCATTACCACCTActtccaccacccatcaccaccttcCTAACCAACCTCAATCACCcgtcaccaccaaccaccacctaccaccatcaccacctatCACCACCCACCAcgaccacccatcaccaccattcgtcaccaccacctccacccacCAAAACTAGCACctgccaccaccatcaccacccaccacttATCACTACCACCCACCACGACCCTCTACCACCACCTACCCCCATCACgcccacccacctccaccacccaccCACTACCTACCATTATGACCACCACCTGCCAttccaccaaccaccacccatcaccatcaccatcacccgcCTCCACCACCCCACCACCCCACCACCATCACCCATCACCAACGaccaccaccacctatcaccaccacccatcaccacccccACCCATCACCCACCAAAAAAACATACACCATCACCACCCTTACTACCATCCGCCACCCACTCACCCAACACCACCACCTGTCACCTTCACCCGTCTCCACCGCCACCTGCCACCCACTATAATCACCACCCTACAT TGACCATCAACTCTCTAATAGACTCCAATTCAGTCCCTAGAGCTTACAATTTATATCAGAAGTGCTTGCAAATTTAA
- the LOC128128993 gene encoding filament-like plant protein 7 has protein sequence MLQLRFAREEQEKKIHDDLMKTSNEHEKKIAELNKKVSKLELENNQLIYSLSSKEKLINELHSVRVQLDYDLTSVVGQLESTQRENDSLSYEIRVLEKELEIRNEEREFNRRTSDVAHKQYLGSVKKIAQLETEAQRLRSLLQKRLPGPADVAKMKNEVDLTRKKSNPFPIASKITFLTEQLCSFEEENILLKEFLNQKSKSQTVVPATSFDMSSDEKNT, from the coding sequence ATGCTTCAGCTTCGTTTTGCTCGTGAAGAACAGGAAAAAAAGATACATGATGATTTAATGAAAACATCAAATGAACATGAAAAAAAGATAgctgaattaaataaaaaagtttCCAAACTAGAATTGGAAAACAATCAATTAATTTACTCTCTTTCATCAAAGGAAAAGCTAATTAACGAACTACACTCAGTTAGAGTTCAATTAGATTATGATTTAACTTCTGTTGTTGGTCAACTGGAGTCAACTCAGAGAGAAAATGATTCTTTAAGTTATGAAATCCGAGTTTTAGAGAAAGAACTTGAGATCAGAAACGAAGAGAGAGAATTTAACCGAAGAACATCTGACGTGGCACATAAGCAATACCTAGGAAGTGTCAAAAAGATTGCACAGCTGGAAACAGAAGCACAAAGACTCCGCTCACTTCTCCAAAAACGCTTACCTGGCCCCGCTGACGTGGCAAAGATGAAGAACGAAGTTGACCTTACAAGAAAAAAGTCAAATCCTTTTCCTATTGCATCAAAGATCACCTTCTTGACTGAACAGTTGTGTTCGTTTGAAGAAGAGAACATACTCCTTAAGGAGTTTCTCAaccaaaagtcaaaaagtcaaacggTCGTACCTGCCACGTCGTTTGACATGAGTAGTGATGAGAAAAATACTTAA